The DNA region CAACGTCGCCGAAACCATGCCTCCGTTTGTGCAGCACCTCAAGGGCGCCCGTGACGCCGGCGGGTTGATCATCGTTGATCCCCGCCGTTCCGCGACGGCAGCCTTCACGTCCGACGGCGGCGGCCTCCACCTCCAGCCCCTGCCGGGCACGGACCTCACCCTCCTGCTGGGCCTCTCCCACGTGGTGATCCACGAAGGCCTGGCGGACCAGGACTTCATCGACCAGCGGACCTCCGGCTACCAGGCCGTGGTCCGGAGCGTGAACTCTTTCTGGCCCGAACGCGTCCAGTCACTCACCGGTGTTCCGGCGGAGCTCATCCGCGAAACCGCCCGCAGGCTTGCAGACGGGGCGCGCAAGGGCGGCAGCTACATCCTTACCGGCCGCGGAGTGGAACAGCATGTGGACGGCACGGACACCGCCACCGCCGCGATCAACCTCAGCCTCCTGCTCGGCCTCCCCGGCTCCCGCCGCAGCGGCTACGGCACCCTCACCGGCCAGGGCAACGGCCAGGGCGGCCGCGAACACGGCCAGAAGGCCGACCAGCTTCCCGGCTACCGCAAGATCACCGACCCCGCCGCCCGCGCCCACGTAGCCGGCGTCTGGGGCGTTCCGGAGGAACTGATCCCCGGGCCGGGCCTGCCCGCCGTGCAGCTCCTGAAATCGCTCGGAAAGCCCGACGGCGTCCGGTGCCTTTTTGTCCACGCCTCCAACATCGCGGTGGCCTCTCCGGACGCCAACTCCGTCATCGCAGGGCTCCGCAGCCTGGACTTCCTGGTGGTCTGCGACTTCTTTATGTCAGAGACCGCAGCCGAAGCCGACCTCATCCTGCCGGTGCTCCAGTGGGCGGAAGAGGAAGGTACGCTGACCAACCTCGAGGGCCGCGTCCTGCGCCGCCGCCGTGCCCTGCAGCCGCCGGCCGGGGCCCGGAGCGAGCTCTGGATCATGGCACGGCTGGCAGAAGCCCTGGAAGCCCCGTCCACCTACAGCGAGGACCCGGAAACGGTCTTTGAGGAACTGCGCCTGGCCTCCGCCGGCGGGCTGGCCGACTACTCCGGCATCGACTACGCCATGCTGGACCGCGGAGAAGCCGCGTACTGGCCGTACCCGGCCGGCAGCACCGGCACCCCGCGTCTCTTCCTGGACGCCTTTGCCCACAGCGACGGCAAAGCGGTCATGACCGCGGTGACGCCCCGCCGTCGTCGTACGCCGGCCGCCAATCCGGACGCCGCTGCCAAAACCATGACCCTCATCACCGGGCGTCTCCTGGAGCACTACCAGTCCGGCGCACAGACGCGCCGGGTGTCGGAGCTGCTTGCCAGCCAGCCGGAGGCCAAGATGCAGATCCACCCGGCCGCAGCGGCGGATATGGGTATCACCGCTGGATCCCTGGTTTCTGTGGCCAACGAACGCGGCGAGGTGGTGTGCCGGGCCGAGCTCAGCACGGCCATCCGCCCGGAAACAGTCTTCCTGCCGTTCCACTTCCCTGAACTCGAGAGCGCCAACCGCCTGACGGAAGCCGCCACCGATCCCATCTCCGGGATGCCCGAATTTAAGTTCAACAAGGTGTGGGTCCGGCTGGCCGCGAACCAGCTGGACCAGCCCCAAAACAGTGTTCTTCAGACGACGGAGGCCTCATGAGTGAGCAGATTGTCATTGTGGGTTTTGGCCCGGTTGCAGCCCGCCTGATCGATGAGCTGATGCCTGCCGTCCGCAGCGGGCAGGTCCAGCTGACAGTGGTGGGCGAAGAATCAGAGGCAGCCTACAACCGCGTCCTGGTCGCCGACCTGGGCGTCGGGCGGACAAGCGCTGACGCCCTGGCCCTCTCGGATGCCGCGGCATTGGTGGCCGAAGGTGTGGACGTCCGGCTCGGCGTGCGGGTCCGCCGCGTTGACCGTGCGCGGCAGCAGGTGGTCCTCACGGACGGCTCCTCCGCCCACTATGAGCGCCTGGTGTTCGCGACAGGTTCGCGCCCGGTGATCCCCAACCTCACGGGCATCAACCCCGATCCCACATCGCCCGTGCTTCCCGCCGGCGTGACCGCGCTCCGGGACCTCAGGGACGCTGAAGTGCTCCGGCAAGCCGTCAAAGGCGGCAAACGCGTAGTGGTGCTGGGCGGTGGCGTCCTGGGCCTGGAGACGGCGCTGGCCGCGGAAGAAGAAGGAGCCACCGTCACCGTGGTCCACAATGGCCCGCATCCCCTGGGCCGCAACATCGACCGCGGCGGCGGCGCGGTGCTCGCCGCAAGCCTGCGCCAGTGCGGCGTGAAGATGGCGGCCAATGCCCGGTCCACCGGTGTGGAACACAACGCTCCCGACGGCGGTTTCTCGGCCCTGCTGCTCGCTGACGGTTCCGCGATCGACGGCGACCTCCTGGTCATCTCCTGCGGCGTCCGGCCCCGGACCGAACTCGCTGAAGGCTGCGGCCTCTCCACCGCCGCCGGCATCCTGGTGGACCACCGCCTCCGCGCCCACCACGAACCGCACATCTTCGCCATCGGCGACTGCGCAGAGGTCCGCTGCCCGGATCACGCGTGCTCCGAGTGCCGCAGCGCCACGGGCCCGTCCGGCCTGGTAGGCCCAGGCTGGCGGCAGGCAGAGTGGCTGGCCGAGTACCTGACGCTGCTGGCCACTGGAACGCAGGAGGACGCCGACGCGCTGCCGGCACTCCCCCAGGAAATGCCGGGAGTGGTTGTGCTCAAGGCGCGCGGCCTGAACATGGCCGTGGCCGGGGACAACGCCGCCGAGCCATGGGACGAGGAAGCCCTGTCAGCGGGAGCGGTGAATGGAAGGCCGCGCCTGCAGATCGCCCAGTGGTCGGACCCCGAACATGGCCGCTACGTGAAAATGACCACCCGTGGAGGGGTGCTGGAAGGCATCGTGGCGGTAGGCATGCCGCGTACTGCCGCGGAGCTCGTGGGGCTTTTCGAACGCAGCGCGGAACTGCCGGCGGACCGCTCGCTGCTGCTCCGCCTGGACGGACCGGACCAGCTGGCATCCTCCGGACCCGCCGATCCGCAGGGCACAGTGTGCCGCTGCGCGGGGGTCAGCGGGGCCAAGATCCAGGGCGCCGTGGAGGAAGGCTGCTCCACTGTGGGTGAAGTTTCCAAGGCAACCCGCGCCGGAACCGGCTGCGGCGGCTGCCACGAGGACATCAAGGGCCTCATCGAAAAACACTTCCAGGCGGCTCCAGCCGCCTGAGTGAGGCGTGTGCGGGGCCGCAGGAATCAGGCGGGGGCCTTGGGGATCATGATCCACAGCGCGATGTAGACCAGTTCGCCGATTCCCACCAGGCCGAAGATAACAAATCCCAGCCTGACCAGGAACTTCGGGATCCCGAAACGGGCTGACAGCGCTGCACACACGCCACCGATGATTTTTCCGCTGCGCGGCCGTTCAAGAGCTGTAGTCATGCCCGCCACGCTACCGCGATCCGCGGTGGGCCACCAGCTTTCCGGCCACTGGCTCCAAGCCGTTCGATTTACATGTGGACGTGCAGGCGCCGCGCCGCTTCTGAGATGGAGCCGCTGAGTGACGGGTAAACAGTGAAGGTGCTGGCGACGTCGTCGACGTGGAGTTTCTGCTTCACCGCGATGGAAATGGGGAAGATCAGCTCGGACGCGTTCGGCCCCACTACAACGCCGCCAATGACGGTGCCCGAACCCTTGCGGGCAAAAATCTTGACGAAGCCATCCTTGGCGTTGCGCATCTTGGCGCGGGCATTGCTCTTCAGGAAAAGCTTGACGATGTCGCCCTGGTATTTTCCGGAATGGATCTCGTCTTCGGAGACGCCCACGGAGGCGATCTCCGGCGAGGTGAAGATGTTGGACGCCACCTGGTGCAGCTTAATGGGCGTTACGCTGTCGCCGAGGTAGTGCGCGATCGCGATCCGGCCCTGCATCGCCGCGACCGAGGCCAGGGGAAGGACACCGGTGCAGTCGCCGGCGGCGTAGATGTTTGGCGCCGTGGTGCGGGAGACGCCGTCGACCTTGATGTGACCGCTTTCAGTGAGCGCAACCCCGGCTTCCTCCAGGCCGATGCCGGCGGTGTTGGGGATGGAACCGACGCAGACCAGGCAGTGGCTGCCGGTGACCATGGACCCGTCACCGAGAGTGACCACCACGCCGTCCTCGGTCCGTTCCACAGTCTCTGCGCGGGAGCGGGACAGGACGGTCAGGCCGCGGCGCTCGAAGACCTCCTCCAGCACCTCCGCGGCGTCGGTGTCGGAACCGGGCAGCACCCTGTCGCGGCTGGAAATCAGGGTGACCTTTGAGCCCAGGCCGTTGTAGGCGGAGGCGAATTCGGCACCGGTCACACCGGACCCCACCACAATAAGTTCCTCAGGAAGCTCGTCGAGGTTGTAGATCTGGGCCCAGTTCAGGATGCGCTCCCCGTCGGGCCGGGCGGTGGGCAGCTCACGCGGGTGCGCTCCCACGGTCAGCAGGACAGTGTCCGCTACGACGGTTTCGGTGCCGTCCGCTGTCAGCACCTCTATGGTGTGGCTGTCCACCAGCTTGCCCGAACCGATCAGGATCCGGACGTTCTGGTGTTCCAGGCCGGCAGTGATGTCCCGGGACTGTTGGCGGGCCAGGCCCAGCAGGCGGTCATTGATGTGCTTAAGGTCCGCGCGCATCACCGGCACAAAGTCGCCGCCGTCGACGTCGAACTTCACTCCCAGCTCCCCCGCCTCACCGACGCGGGTCATCAGGTCCGCCGTCGCGATCAGGGTCTTGGAAGGAACGACGTCGGTGAGCACCGCCGAACCACCCATCCCGGCGCGCTCGATGATGGTGACCTGCGCACCCAGCGAGGCAGCGACCATGGCTGCTTCGTATCCGCCCGGGCCACCTCCGAGGATTGCGATCCGGGGTGAGTTGAAATCAGGATGCGTAGTCACAATCAACCATTCTCGCTTATGCGGTGCCGCACCACCAATAAAGAGGTCCGGGTCGCCTGCCGCCCTGCTGGTAGACGTAAGCGACGCTGTGCACAACGGCACCGGCACGATAACTTGTACCAGTGAGTAATACAGACTTCCTGAACACGGATCCCTTCGCCGCCGCACGCGCCGCAGCCGACTACATCGCCCAGGAAACCGGGGTGGACAGCCACGACGTCGCCCTGGTCCTGGGCTCAGGCTGGGGCGAAGCAGCCGAGCTGATTGGCGACACCACAGCCACACTCTCCGCGGATGAGGTCCCCGGCTTCCACGCCCCGGCGGTGGAAGGCCACGTGGGCACCATCCGCTCAATCCTCACGAAGGAGGGCAAGCGCGCGCTGGTACTTGGCGCCCGGACCCACTACTACGAAGGGAAGGGCGTGCGCGCCGTGGTCCATGGCGTGCGCACCGCGGCTGCTGCCGGCTGCAAGACCCTGGTCCTCACCAACGGGTGCGGCGGCCTCAACGAAGGCTGGTCTCCGGGCACCCCTGTACTCATCAAAGATCACATAAACCTCACCGCGGCATCCCCGCTGGAGGGTGCCACGTTCGTTGATCTGACAGATCTTTACTCCTCCCGCCTCCGTGCCCTGGCCCGTGAAGTGGATTCCACCCTGGACGAGGGCGTCTATGCGCAGTTCACCGGCCCGCACTACGAGACCCCGGCCGAGGTGCAGTACGCCAAACGGATCGGCGCCGACCTGGTGGGCATGTCCACCGCCCTGGAAGCCATCGCAGGCCGCCACGCAGGCATGGAGGTGTTCGGTATTTCGCTGGTGACCAACCTGGCCGCGGGTATCAGCCCCGTGCCGCTCAGCCACCACGAGGTCATCGAGGCGGGCCAGGCCGCAGGCCCCCGCATCTCCAAGCTGCTGGCGGAGATCATCGCCAAACTGTAGGCGTTTCAGGCCAGGCGGGGCTGGTTCTGGCCCCTGGCACCCACGAGTTCTCTGACAGTGGCCTCCTTGGCGTCCGGGAAGCGCCGCTCGATGGACGTGGCGATCCCGGCAATGGTCTGCCGGGAAAGCTCCGTCCGCCAGGTGACTTCGGCGTGGCGCATGGTCTGTGAAATAAGGCACGTCCGCGCATAATCGACATCCATGGCGCCGCCGGGGGCGTCCTTGAGGATGCCTTCGCAGCGGAAGGAATCGTCTTTTCCCTCAATGGCCAGGACCACGTCCAGGACGGAAATCTGGTCGGGACGCCGGGCGAGCTGGAAGCCGCCCCTCGGCCCTGAGACGGACGCCAGGATCCCGGCACGCACCAAGGCCTGGAGCTGCTTGTTCAGGTAGGCGGCCGGAAGCTTGTAGAACGCGGCAAGGCGGGCACTGCTCACCGCCTCCCCTACCGGGGTCCAGGACATGTTCACGCAGCTGTGCAGTGCCCATTCCACACCCTGTCCCATTTTCATATTCGCGACATTACTTGTCCAGAAAAATGGCTGTCAAGGATTTCCCCGATTTTCCGGGGCTGCGGGCGAGTGTTCGGGGAGTGTTCCCGGGCAATAACGATAGCGTTGACCCCATGACCACCTCCCATGCCGATTCCCGCCTGTTCAGCCAGGCCCGCGAATGGGCAGCCCAAGACCCGGACTCCGCGACATCCGCTGCCCTCACCGAACTGGTCCGGCTCTCGGAGGACGGCGCCCCGGCCGCCCGGCAGGAACTGGCAGACAGCTTCAACGGCACCCTGCAGTTCGGCACCGCCGGGCTCCGCGCCCCCCTGGGGCCCGGCCCCAACCGGATGAACCGGGTGGTGGTGCGCCGCGCTGCGGCAGGAGTGGCGGCATTCCTGCTTGAAGCGGTCGGCGAGACTGCGCCGGGAACACGGCCACGCGCCGTCGTCGGCTATGACGCCCGGCATAACTCGGACATCTTCGCGGAGGAAACCGCTGCGGTCTTCACTGCCGCCGGGATCGAAACGTTCCTGATGCCTGCCGCCCTGCCCACCCCCCTGCTGGCGTTTACGGTGCGGGCGCTCGATTGCGACGGCGGCGTGATGGTCACCGCCAGCCACAACCCTCCGCAGGACAACGGTTATAAGGTCTACCTTGGCCGCCATGCCGTGGAGGAAAGCGGCAGGGGCGCGCAGATCGTGGCACCGTACGACGCCAGGATTGCCGCCAAGATCGATGCCGTGGGTCCTGTGGACTCGATCAGCCTTGCGGCTGGCGGCTGGAGCGTCCTTGACCGGTCGGCTGCGGAGGACTACAAACGCGCGACGTCGGCACTCGCCATTCGCGCTGACTTCCCGGCGCGTGACCTGCGGATTGTCCTCACGCCCCTGCACGGCGTCGGCGGGGAAACGGCGGTGGCAGTCCTGAACGCCGCTGGCTTTGCCGATGTCACCCTGGTGGCGGAACAGGCTGAGCCGGACCCTGATTTTCCGACCGTGAGCTTTCCGAACCCGGAGGAACCAGGCGCCCTTGACCTTGCCGTGGAAACGGCCTCCCGGGTGGTGGCAGACATTGTGCTGGCCAACGATCCGGACGCTGACCGTGCCGCGGTGGCCGCCAAGGACCCCGACACGGGTGCATGGCGGATGCTCCGGGGCGACGAGGTGGGTGCACTCCTGGGGGCGCATATTGTGGCGAGGCTTGCGGCCGGCGGTGAGAAAGAGGGCGACGGCAGGGAAAAAACCCATGGGGTGTTCGCCAATTCGATTGTTTCCTCGCGGCTGCTCTCCCGCGTCGCCGCCGCCGCCGGTTACTCGCATGAGGAAACGTTGACCGGCTTCAAGTGGATTTCACGGGTGCCCGGGCTGCGCTACGGCTACGAGGAGGCCTTGGGCTACTGTGTTGCGCCTGAGCTGGTCCGGGACAAGGACGGGATTTCGGCGGCTGTCCTGATTGCGGAACTGGCTGCCACGGCCAAGGCGGAGGGGAAAACCATCTTCGACACCCTGGATGAGCTCTATCTGCAGCACGGCCTGCACGCCAGCGACCAATTGAGCATCCGGGTGGCCAACCTGGGGCTGCTGTCCGCCATGATGAACCGGCTCCGGGTCAGCCCGCCGGATTCATTCGGCTCGTCCGCCGTGGAGACCTTCGTGGATCTGTCCGAGGGCAGCGAAAAATTGCCGTCGACTGACGGGCTTCTATACCTGACGCGGGACCTGACCCGGGTGATCATCCGGCCCAGCGGCACCGAGCCCAAGCTGAAGTGCTACCTGGAAGTGATTCGCCCGGTTGAGTCGGCGGCGGAACTGCCCACTGCAAGGCAGGCGGCCCGCGCCGCCCTGGACGAGGCGCTCGACGACGTCCGTGAAGCCCTGGGCCTTTAGGACATCTGGGCCTGGAGCCTAGAGTTCAACTTCGACGTAGCCGTCGGAAACGCGGGTACTGAAGGTGTCCAGGCGCAGCTCCGGCGTCCCGAAGCATTCGCCGGTTTCCAAGTCGTAGACCTCTTTGTGCAGCGGTGAGGCGATGGTGGGACGGGCGCCCCGCGATCCAATGATGCCTCGGGCCATCACGTGGGCGCCGGTGGCTGGATCCTCGTGCGCCACAGCGAAAACCTCACTGGGTCCGGTGCGGAAGAGGGCCACCTGGTGGCCTGCGATGAGGGCGGCCTCGCCCCAGGCAAGCTCAAGCTCATCCAGCACGCAGACACGGTGCCAGCCTGTTGCGGTTCCGGTGGTCAGTTCCCCAAGTTCCAGTGTTGCCGTCATGTCGGCTCCTCTCCCTGCGCTTCAATGCCTGTACCTCATGGCCACCTGATGCGGCCGTATTACCAAGCTAGGCTGCAGGTGTTTCAACGGCGTGCGGTGAATGTGTCCGGCGCGTAAAAGAGACCTCACCCGCCCCGAAACGCGTTCGTGATGCAGAAGTTAAGTTCACGAAACAATTGGGAAACTGAAGCGAAACTGCGGCTGCCTAGTCTGGATGGACAAGCTGCAGAGAACCGTCTGCCGCCCATGCGAAAGGCCCACAGTGACCGAACAGACTTACAGCACAGAGAATCCGCGCCGCATTGTCGTCGCCGGCGGCGGTCCGGCGGCCCACCGTTTTGCGGACGCGATGCATGCCCGTGGCCTCGATGGCTGGCATGTCACTGTCCTCACTGAGGAAGCCCACCTCCCCTATGACCGCGTGGCCCTGAGCAAGGCCTTGACCGAGACGGACTACGACCTCACCTTGGGCGACGCGTCCATGTGGGGCCACGAGGCACTGGAACTGCGCACGGGCGAGCGTGTGGTTAAGGTCAACCCCGAAGCCAAGTCCGTGGAGACTGCAGCCGGCAACACCTATTCCTACGACGCCCTCGTGGTTGCGACGGGATCGAATGCGGCCCGCCTGCCGATCCCCGGCGCCGAGCACACACACGTCTATCGCACGCTCGAGGACGTATGGGCCATCAATAAGGCCATTGCCGAACTCAAGGAAAAGCTTGGCCGCAAGGTCAAAGCAGTCACTATCGGCGGCGGCCTCCTGGGCCTGGAGTCGGCTGCCGGCACGGAGCAGCTGGGAGCCAGCCCGGTCGTCATCGATGGCGCAGCGTGGCTGATGGCCACGCAGCTCGATGAGGGCGCAGGCCAGGCGATGGGCCGGCTTATCAAGGCCAAGGGCTTCGAAGTCCACAGCGGCGTGTTCCCCTCCGAGGTGTTGTCCGACGACGACGGCCAGGTCACCGGCGTCCTCATGGCTGACGGCCGCATCATCGACGCTGATCTTGTGATCGTCGCGATCGGCGTTCGGCCGCGGGATGAGCTCTTCCGTGCAGCAGAGGGCGAGGAGCAGATCTTCTCGCTGGGCCCGCGCGGCGGTGTTGTTGTGACCGACGGTTGCGAAACCGAGATCCCCGGCATCTTCGCCATCGGTGAAGTCGCGAACTTCGGCGGCATGTGCCTTGGCCTGGTGGCGCCCGCCAACACCATGGCGGAGATCGTCGCTGACCGCCTTCATGGCGGTGAGGCCACCTTCCCGGGCTTCGACACAGCCACGAAGCTCAAGCTGTCCGGCGTCGACGTTGCCAGCTTCGGTGACGGATTCGCCAAGACTGAGCACGCACTCGAAATCGTCTACGCCGACCCCGCCCGCGGTGTCTACCAGAAGATCGTCACCACCGATGATGCCAAGACCCTCCTGGGTGGCATTTTCGTCGGCGACGCTACGCCGTACACCAGCCTGCGCCCGCTCCTGGGCCGCGAACTCTCGGCTGAGCCCGGCGCCTACCTGACGGCTGCCGGCGGCGGCGAAGCACCCGACACCGAACTCCCGGATGACGCCATCCTCTGTTCCTGCAACAACGTGACGGCAGGAACAATCCGCGACACCGTCAACGGCTGCGGCGCCTGCGAAGGTAACGCTCCCGTCCAGGAGCTTGGCGAGCTGAAGGGCTGCACCCGCGCCGGGACCAGCTGTGGTTCCTGTGTCCCGATGCTGAAGAAGCTCCTGGAAGGCGAGCTGACCAAGTCCGGCGTCGAAGTCTCCAAGGCCCTCTGCGAACACATCGAGCTGTCCCGCCAGGAACTGTTCGACGCCATCCGCGTGCTGGAGCTCACCTCCTTCGAAGAGATCATGGCCAAGTACGGCACCGGCGCCGGCTGCGATATCTGCAAGCCGACCATCGCCTCCATCCTCGCCAGCCAGCACAATGCCTACGTCCTGGACGCAGGCCGCGGCACCCTGCAGGACACCAACGACCGCGCCCTCGCCAACATGCAGAAGGACGGCACCTACTCGGTGGTTCCCCGCATTGCCGGCGGCGAGATCACCCCGAAGAAGCTTGGGGTCATTGCCGCCGTGGCCGAGAAGTACAACCTGTACACCAAGATCACCGGCGGCCAGCGCATCGACATGTTCGGTGCCCGGCTGGAGCAGCTTCCCGAAATCTGGAAGGAACTGGTGGACGCCGGCTTCGAATCCGGCCAGGCCTATGGCAAGAGCCTGCGGACGGTAAAGTCCTGCGTCGGTTCCACATGGTGCCGCTTCGGCGTGCAGGATTCGGTGGCCATGGCCATCCAGCTCGAACTGCGTTACCGCGGCCTGCGCAGCCCGCACAAGCTGAAGATGGGCGTCTCCGGCTGTGCCCGTGAATGCGCCGAGGCCCGCGGCAAGGACGTCGGCGTGATCGCCACCGCGGACGGCTGGAACCTGTACGTCGGCGGCAACGGCGGTGCCACCCCGGCGCACGCCCAGCTGCTGGCCAAGGACCTCGACGACGAAACCCTGCTGAAGTACATCGACCGCTATTTCATGTACTACATCCGCACCGCTGACCGCCTGCAGCGCACAGCGCGCTGGCAGGAGGAGCTCGACGGCGGCATCAAGCATGTCGAGGACGTTGTGATCCATGACACGCTGGGCATCGCCGAGGAGCTCGAGGCCGCCATGGCCAAGCACGTTGACACGTACGTGGACGAGTGGGCAGACACCTTGAAGGATCCCGAGCGCCTGCGCCGGTTCCGTTCCTTCGTCAACGCCCCGGACCAGAAGGACGATTCCATCACCTTTGTTCCCGACGAGCGCGGCCAGTTCCGTCCGGCCACGGCAGAGGAAAAAGGGAAGGTCCTGATCGGATCT from Arthrobacter pascens includes:
- a CDS encoding phospho-sugar mutase, giving the protein MTTSHADSRLFSQAREWAAQDPDSATSAALTELVRLSEDGAPAARQELADSFNGTLQFGTAGLRAPLGPGPNRMNRVVVRRAAAGVAAFLLEAVGETAPGTRPRAVVGYDARHNSDIFAEETAAVFTAAGIETFLMPAALPTPLLAFTVRALDCDGGVMVTASHNPPQDNGYKVYLGRHAVEESGRGAQIVAPYDARIAAKIDAVGPVDSISLAAGGWSVLDRSAAEDYKRATSALAIRADFPARDLRIVLTPLHGVGGETAVAVLNAAGFADVTLVAEQAEPDPDFPTVSFPNPEEPGALDLAVETASRVVADIVLANDPDADRAAVAAKDPDTGAWRMLRGDEVGALLGAHIVARLAAGGEKEGDGREKTHGVFANSIVSSRLLSRVAAAAGYSHEETLTGFKWISRVPGLRYGYEEALGYCVAPELVRDKDGISAAVLIAELAATAKAEGKTIFDTLDELYLQHGLHASDQLSIRVANLGLLSAMMNRLRVSPPDSFGSSAVETFVDLSEGSEKLPSTDGLLYLTRDLTRVIIRPSGTEPKLKCYLEVIRPVESAAELPTARQAARAALDEALDDVREALGL
- a CDS encoding FAD-dependent oxidoreductase, with product MSEQIVIVGFGPVAARLIDELMPAVRSGQVQLTVVGEESEAAYNRVLVADLGVGRTSADALALSDAAALVAEGVDVRLGVRVRRVDRARQQVVLTDGSSAHYERLVFATGSRPVIPNLTGINPDPTSPVLPAGVTALRDLRDAEVLRQAVKGGKRVVVLGGGVLGLETALAAEEEGATVTVVHNGPHPLGRNIDRGGGAVLAASLRQCGVKMAANARSTGVEHNAPDGGFSALLLADGSAIDGDLLVISCGVRPRTELAEGCGLSTAAGILVDHRLRAHHEPHIFAIGDCAEVRCPDHACSECRSATGPSGLVGPGWRQAEWLAEYLTLLATGTQEDADALPALPQEMPGVVVLKARGLNMAVAGDNAAEPWDEEALSAGAVNGRPRLQIAQWSDPEHGRYVKMTTRGGVLEGIVAVGMPRTAAELVGLFERSAELPADRSLLLRLDGPDQLASSGPADPQGTVCRCAGVSGAKIQGAVEEGCSTVGEVSKATRAGTGCGGCHEDIKGLIEKHFQAAPAA
- a CDS encoding purine-nucleoside phosphorylase, which gives rise to MSNTDFLNTDPFAAARAAADYIAQETGVDSHDVALVLGSGWGEAAELIGDTTATLSADEVPGFHAPAVEGHVGTIRSILTKEGKRALVLGARTHYYEGKGVRAVVHGVRTAAAAGCKTLVLTNGCGGLNEGWSPGTPVLIKDHINLTAASPLEGATFVDLTDLYSSRLRALAREVDSTLDEGVYAQFTGPHYETPAEVQYAKRIGADLVGMSTALEAIAGRHAGMEVFGISLVTNLAAGISPVPLSHHEVIEAGQAAGPRISKLLAEIIAKL
- a CDS encoding molybdopterin oxidoreductase family protein — encoded protein: MTKSADTHCPYCALQCAMTLKSPAELTPATEPGSVPVPAAPAPDLPLLEVSGRDFPTNRGGLCRKGWTSATLLNHPGRVTEPLLKGADGIHRPIGWDQALALVTTAVKDTRAKYGADAVGVFGGGGLTNEKAYQLGKFARLALGTSRIDYNGRFCMSSAAAAGMRAFGVDRGLPFPLEDLDSASTILMLGSNVAETMPPFVQHLKGARDAGGLIIVDPRRSATAAFTSDGGGLHLQPLPGTDLTLLLGLSHVVIHEGLADQDFIDQRTSGYQAVVRSVNSFWPERVQSLTGVPAELIRETARRLADGARKGGSYILTGRGVEQHVDGTDTATAAINLSLLLGLPGSRRSGYGTLTGQGNGQGGREHGQKADQLPGYRKITDPAARAHVAGVWGVPEELIPGPGLPAVQLLKSLGKPDGVRCLFVHASNIAVASPDANSVIAGLRSLDFLVVCDFFMSETAAEADLILPVLQWAEEEGTLTNLEGRVLRRRRALQPPAGARSELWIMARLAEALEAPSTYSEDPETVFEELRLASAGGLADYSGIDYAMLDRGEAAYWPYPAGSTGTPRLFLDAFAHSDGKAVMTAVTPRRRRTPAANPDAAAKTMTLITGRLLEHYQSGAQTRRVSELLASQPEAKMQIHPAAAADMGITAGSLVSVANERGEVVCRAELSTAIRPETVFLPFHFPELESANRLTEAATDPISGMPEFKFNKVWVRLAANQLDQPQNSVLQTTEAS
- a CDS encoding NAD(P)H-quinone dehydrogenase; its protein translation is MTTHPDFNSPRIAILGGGPGGYEAAMVAASLGAQVTIIERAGMGGSAVLTDVVPSKTLIATADLMTRVGEAGELGVKFDVDGGDFVPVMRADLKHINDRLLGLARQQSRDITAGLEHQNVRILIGSGKLVDSHTIEVLTADGTETVVADTVLLTVGAHPRELPTARPDGERILNWAQIYNLDELPEELIVVGSGVTGAEFASAYNGLGSKVTLISSRDRVLPGSDTDAAEVLEEVFERRGLTVLSRSRAETVERTEDGVVVTLGDGSMVTGSHCLVCVGSIPNTAGIGLEEAGVALTESGHIKVDGVSRTTAPNIYAAGDCTGVLPLASVAAMQGRIAIAHYLGDSVTPIKLHQVASNIFTSPEIASVGVSEDEIHSGKYQGDIVKLFLKSNARAKMRNAKDGFVKIFARKGSGTVIGGVVVGPNASELIFPISIAVKQKLHVDDVASTFTVYPSLSGSISEAARRLHVHM
- the nirD gene encoding nitrite reductase small subunit NirD, which encodes MTATLELGELTTGTATGWHRVCVLDELELAWGEAALIAGHQVALFRTGPSEVFAVAHEDPATGAHVMARGIIGSRGARPTIASPLHKEVYDLETGECFGTPELRLDTFSTRVSDGYVEVEL
- the nirB gene encoding nitrite reductase large subunit NirB, with the translated sequence MTEQTYSTENPRRIVVAGGGPAAHRFADAMHARGLDGWHVTVLTEEAHLPYDRVALSKALTETDYDLTLGDASMWGHEALELRTGERVVKVNPEAKSVETAAGNTYSYDALVVATGSNAARLPIPGAEHTHVYRTLEDVWAINKAIAELKEKLGRKVKAVTIGGGLLGLESAAGTEQLGASPVVIDGAAWLMATQLDEGAGQAMGRLIKAKGFEVHSGVFPSEVLSDDDGQVTGVLMADGRIIDADLVIVAIGVRPRDELFRAAEGEEQIFSLGPRGGVVVTDGCETEIPGIFAIGEVANFGGMCLGLVAPANTMAEIVADRLHGGEATFPGFDTATKLKLSGVDVASFGDGFAKTEHALEIVYADPARGVYQKIVTTDDAKTLLGGIFVGDATPYTSLRPLLGRELSAEPGAYLTAAGGGEAPDTELPDDAILCSCNNVTAGTIRDTVNGCGACEGNAPVQELGELKGCTRAGTSCGSCVPMLKKLLEGELTKSGVEVSKALCEHIELSRQELFDAIRVLELTSFEEIMAKYGTGAGCDICKPTIASILASQHNAYVLDAGRGTLQDTNDRALANMQKDGTYSVVPRIAGGEITPKKLGVIAAVAEKYNLYTKITGGQRIDMFGARLEQLPEIWKELVDAGFESGQAYGKSLRTVKSCVGSTWCRFGVQDSVAMAIQLELRYRGLRSPHKLKMGVSGCARECAEARGKDVGVIATADGWNLYVGGNGGATPAHAQLLAKDLDDETLLKYIDRYFMYYIRTADRLQRTARWQEELDGGIKHVEDVVIHDTLGIAEELEAAMAKHVDTYVDEWADTLKDPERLRRFRSFVNAPDQKDDSITFVPDERGQFRPATAEEKGKVLIGSSIPMRPRDENEV
- a CDS encoding PspC domain-containing protein, yielding MTTALERPRSGKIIGGVCAALSARFGIPKFLVRLGFVIFGLVGIGELVYIALWIMIPKAPA
- a CDS encoding RrF2 family transcriptional regulator: MKMGQGVEWALHSCVNMSWTPVGEAVSSARLAAFYKLPAAYLNKQLQALVRAGILASVSGPRGGFQLARRPDQISVLDVVLAIEGKDDSFRCEGILKDAPGGAMDVDYARTCLISQTMRHAEVTWRTELSRQTIAGIATSIERRFPDAKEATVRELVGARGQNQPRLA